The Clostridium sp. AWRP genome has a window encoding:
- the moaA gene encoding GTP 3',8-cyclase MoaA, whose amino-acid sequence MKDSYGRNINYLRISLTDRCNLRCIYCMPKEGIVKRPYSDLLRFEDILKIIKAAATLGINKIRYTGGEPLIMKDIEYLIRETANIKGITDVAITTNGILLFDMADKLKEAGLKRVNISLDTLKADKYKFITRCGDLDAVLKSIDKCLSIGLTPVKINTVLLKGFNDTEIMDFVEFTKNLPVDIRFIELMPIGEGKKLYENDNLSSEVVLKQIQDNFDVISQPTSKSSTVSLYKVRGYKGNIGFISPMSCKFCKDCNRLRLTSIGDLKPCLHSDKVINLKHCLNDEKLLLEELKRGILGKPEEHNMSSKHKSESEKMMYQIGG is encoded by the coding sequence ATGAAAGATAGCTATGGAAGAAATATAAACTACCTTAGGATTTCACTGACAGATAGGTGTAATTTAAGATGTATTTATTGTATGCCAAAGGAAGGAATAGTAAAAAGACCTTATAGTGATTTATTAAGATTTGAAGATATATTAAAAATTATTAAAGCAGCAGCAACTCTTGGAATAAATAAAATAAGATATACTGGTGGAGAACCTCTTATAATGAAGGATATAGAGTATTTAATAAGGGAAACTGCCAATATAAAAGGGATTACGGATGTGGCCATTACTACCAACGGGATACTGCTCTTTGATATGGCAGATAAGTTAAAAGAAGCAGGATTAAAAAGGGTAAACATAAGTTTAGATACCCTAAAAGCAGATAAGTATAAATTTATAACTAGGTGTGGAGACTTGGATGCAGTATTAAAATCTATTGACAAATGTTTAAGCATAGGATTGACTCCTGTTAAAATAAATACAGTTTTATTAAAGGGGTTTAATGATACTGAAATTATGGATTTTGTAGAGTTTACTAAGAATTTACCAGTAGATATTAGGTTTATTGAACTTATGCCTATAGGAGAAGGAAAAAAATTATACGAGAATGATAATCTTTCTTCAGAAGTTGTTTTAAAGCAAATTCAAGATAATTTTGATGTAATTTCCCAGCCTACTTCTAAAAGTAGTACTGTTTCCCTATATAAGGTGAGAGGATATAAGGGAAACATAGGATTTATAAGTCCAATGAGCTGTAAATTTTGTAAAGACTGTAATAGACTAAGACTTACATCTATAGGAGATTTAAAACCATGTCTTCACTCGGATAAAGTTATAAATTTAAAACACTGCTTAAATGACGAAAAACTCCTTTTGGAAGAATTAAAACGAGGAATACTAGGAAAACCCGAGGAGCACAATATGAGTTCTAAACATAAAAGTGAAAGTGAGAAGATGATGTATCAAATAGGTGGTTGA
- a CDS encoding spore coat protein: MAITLSNKERMLLEDEKSHESMCIQKYTNYANQTKDSQLKQLFINNASIEQEHLNSINCILGGEVPNLNSNQGTNKMNTAGIASSSIPPVGMCEARDEDMCKDMLIAEKYISGVYNSAIFEFRDTNVRNVLNHIQKEEQQHGESIYKYMESKGMYKVQ, translated from the coding sequence ATGGCAATAACTTTAAGTAATAAAGAAAGAATGCTTTTAGAAGATGAAAAAAGTCATGAATCCATGTGTATACAAAAATATACAAACTATGCTAATCAAACAAAGGATTCACAGTTGAAGCAGTTATTCATAAATAATGCATCAATTGAGCAAGAGCATTTAAATTCTATTAACTGTATTTTGGGCGGTGAGGTGCCTAATTTAAACAGTAATCAAGGTACAAATAAAATGAATACAGCAGGTATAGCTAGCTCGTCTATTCCACCTGTAGGTATGTGTGAAGCACGTGATGAGGACATGTGTAAGGATATGCTTATAGCAGAAAAATATATTTCGGGAGTTTATAATTCAGCTATATTTGAGTTTAGAGATACTAATGTTCGAAATGTATTAAACCATATACAAAAAGAAGAACAGCAGCATGGGGAATCCATTTATAAATATATGGAAAGCAAGGGTATGTATAAAGTTCAGTAA
- a CDS encoding D-2-hydroxyacid dehydrogenase, which produces MKIVVLDGYTLNPGDISWEPLEKLGDLNVYDRTSHDNGNNDLILERIKDVEIVFTNDITLSRDVLEKSPKLQYIGILATGYNMVDVNAAKKLGITVTNIPTYGTSSVSQMAVALLLELCHHVWAHSEAVKNGEWASNGDWCFWKYPLVELANKTAGIIGYGRIGQSTGKILQAFGMKVVAYDKHENKNLENDSMKYVKLNELFEESDVIFLHCPLFDSNRGIINKDSINKMKDGVIIINNARGPLIVEKDLAEALNIGKVSGAALDVVSTEPIEESNPLLKAKNCIITPHISWAPRESRQRLMGIAAENLERFLEGSPVNVVSR; this is translated from the coding sequence ATGAAAATTGTTGTATTGGATGGATATACGTTAAATCCTGGAGATATAAGCTGGGAACCACTTGAAAAGCTTGGAGATTTAAATGTTTATGATCGTACTTCCCATGATAACGGTAATAATGATTTAATATTGGAGAGAATAAAAGATGTAGAAATTGTTTTTACCAATGATATAACATTATCTAGAGATGTATTGGAAAAATCACCTAAATTACAATACATTGGAATATTGGCTACAGGGTACAATATGGTGGATGTAAATGCAGCTAAGAAATTAGGGATTACTGTAACAAATATTCCGACTTATGGTACAAGTTCTGTAAGCCAAATGGCAGTAGCACTGCTTCTTGAATTATGCCACCATGTATGGGCCCATAGTGAGGCAGTAAAAAATGGAGAATGGGCAAGCAATGGAGATTGGTGTTTTTGGAAATATCCCCTTGTTGAGCTAGCTAATAAAACTGCAGGAATTATAGGTTATGGTAGAATTGGACAATCAACAGGAAAAATACTACAAGCATTTGGTATGAAAGTAGTTGCTTATGATAAACATGAGAATAAAAACTTGGAAAACGACAGTATGAAATATGTAAAATTAAATGAATTATTTGAAGAATCAGATGTTATTTTCTTACACTGTCCACTATTTGACAGTAATAGAGGTATCATTAATAAAGACTCCATAAATAAAATGAAAGATGGAGTAATTATAATAAATAATGCTAGAGGACCTTTAATTGTAGAGAAAGATTTAGCAGAGGCATTAAATATTGGAAAAGTTTCTGGAGCGGCTTTAGATGTAGTATCTACAGAGCCTATAGAGGAAAGTAATCCCTTACTGAAGGCAAAAAATTGTATAATTACACCACATATTTCTTGGGCACCTAGAGAATCAAGACAGAGACTTATGGGAATTGCAGCAGAGAATCTAGAAAGATTTTTGGAAGGATCTCCTGTAAATGTGGTAAGTAGGTAA
- a CDS encoding DUF3100 domain-containing protein, with amino-acid sequence MLKKYFKIFILALILVVVTELIGQKKIKLGPGYLVFLPMLYALVIGIIISLPKLKIMSEDEMKLSNDIMGIVVILFVAKIGATMGPSIVMLVKSGWALCFQELGHFLGTVILGLPIALLLGLKREAVGATFSIDREPNIAIIAERYGMDSPEGRGVMGIYICGTLFGAIYIGLLAGYIGSVKIFNPLALAMGSGVGSGSMMAAASGAITAVFPAKAKEIASFAAASNLITTIVGIYFTLFVSLPVANKLYGWLEPKIGRNSKKRGEI; translated from the coding sequence ATGTTAAAAAAGTATTTTAAAATTTTTATCCTAGCTCTTATATTAGTTGTAGTAACAGAACTAATAGGGCAAAAGAAAATAAAACTAGGACCAGGATATCTTGTGTTTCTACCAATGCTCTATGCATTAGTTATTGGAATAATTATAAGTTTACCTAAGTTAAAAATTATGTCGGAAGATGAAATGAAGCTGTCAAATGATATTATGGGAATTGTAGTAATATTATTTGTTGCCAAAATAGGTGCTACAATGGGACCTTCTATTGTTATGCTGGTTAAATCAGGATGGGCACTTTGTTTCCAGGAACTCGGTCACTTTTTAGGCACAGTAATTTTAGGACTTCCAATTGCCCTTTTACTTGGACTTAAACGTGAAGCAGTAGGAGCTACTTTCTCTATTGATCGTGAACCTAATATTGCAATTATTGCAGAAAGGTATGGTATGGATTCTCCAGAAGGACGTGGAGTAATGGGAATTTATATCTGTGGAACTTTATTTGGTGCAATTTATATAGGACTTCTTGCTGGATATATTGGATCAGTAAAAATATTTAATCCATTGGCACTAGCCATGGGATCAGGGGTAGGATCTGGAAGTATGATGGCTGCAGCTTCAGGAGCTATTACTGCTGTTTTTCCTGCAAAGGCTAAAGAAATAGCTAGTTTTGCAGCAGCATCTAATTTAATAACAACCATAGTGGGAATATATTTTACGCTATTTGTTTCTTTACCAGTTGCCAATAAATTATATGGTTGGTTAGAACCTAAAATCGGAAGAAATAGCAAAAAGAGAGGGGAAATCTAG
- a CDS encoding M20/M25/M40 family metallo-hydrolase yields the protein MKEEEVKKLKELVCSTIEKNSEKIINFSKSVEKEPELGFKEQKTSQKVKDIFGEIGLKYRDGLALTGVKAKLKDQCEGVNVAVLGELDAVICRGNKNSNPETGAAHTCGHHLQLGALIGAAVGLKLSGISDKLDGNVTFFAVPSEECIEFDYREKLRKQGKLHFFGGKQQLIYEGEFDDIDIAMMMHSLKNSPKPTVSIGKSSNGFVAKTIQYIGKIAHAAEAPDEGVNALNAAMLGLMGVNALRETFRDEDYIRFHPIITKGGDVVNSVPDDVRIESYVRARTIDAMVKTNKKVDRALKAGGDAVGAKTVIKTIPGYLPLECCAKLNDIYKGNCKEFLSEESILDGGHFFASTDMGDVSQLIPSIHPYVGGVSGNLHSKEFNVEDYRAACILPAKLFAMTVIDLLVNGAEKGKDIIKNFKPKFSKEEYLKIMDEFNN from the coding sequence ATGAAAGAAGAAGAAGTTAAAAAATTAAAGGAGTTGGTATGTAGTACAATTGAAAAAAATTCAGAAAAAATAATAAACTTCTCAAAATCTGTAGAAAAGGAGCCAGAATTAGGATTTAAGGAACAGAAAACGTCGCAGAAGGTAAAAGACATTTTTGGCGAAATAGGTTTAAAATATCGAGATGGTCTTGCTTTAACCGGAGTAAAGGCGAAATTAAAAGACCAGTGTGAAGGTGTAAATGTAGCTGTACTAGGAGAATTAGATGCCGTTATATGTAGGGGAAATAAAAATTCAAATCCAGAAACTGGAGCAGCTCACACTTGTGGCCATCATCTTCAACTAGGGGCTTTAATTGGTGCTGCTGTAGGATTAAAACTTTCTGGGATTTCAGACAAGTTAGATGGAAATGTGACTTTTTTTGCAGTACCTTCAGAGGAATGTATTGAATTTGACTACAGAGAAAAACTTCGAAAACAAGGCAAACTTCATTTTTTTGGAGGAAAGCAGCAGCTCATATATGAAGGAGAATTTGATGATATAGATATAGCTATGATGATGCACTCTTTAAAAAATAGTCCTAAACCTACTGTTTCAATAGGTAAATCCAGCAATGGATTTGTTGCAAAGACAATACAATATATAGGGAAAATAGCTCATGCTGCCGAAGCACCAGATGAAGGTGTAAATGCGCTAAATGCAGCAATGCTGGGACTAATGGGTGTAAATGCTCTTAGGGAAACTTTTAGAGATGAAGATTACATAAGATTTCACCCTATTATTACAAAAGGAGGAGACGTAGTAAACAGTGTACCTGATGATGTAAGAATTGAAAGCTATGTGCGTGCAAGAACTATAGATGCCATGGTAAAAACCAACAAAAAGGTTGATAGAGCGCTTAAAGCCGGGGGAGATGCAGTAGGTGCAAAAACAGTTATTAAAACTATACCAGGTTATCTACCTCTTGAGTGTTGTGCTAAGTTAAATGATATATATAAAGGTAATTGTAAGGAATTTCTTTCTGAGGAAAGCATTTTAGATGGAGGACATTTTTTTGCTTCAACGGACATGGGAGATGTATCTCAGTTAATACCAAGCATACATCCTTATGTGGGCGGTGTAAGTGGAAATTTGCATTCAAAGGAATTTAATGTAGAGGATTATAGGGCAGCATGTATTCTGCCAGCTAAGCTATTTGCAATGACAGTAATAGATCTTTTAGTTAATGGTGCAGAAAAAGGAAAAGATATAATAAAGAATTTCAAGCCTAAGTTTTCTAAAGAAGAATATCTAAAGATAATGGATGAGTTTAATAATTAA
- a CDS encoding FAD-dependent oxidoreductase, which yields MKNESLFQPIKIGKMEVKNKISMAPMGAFGLVDNEGCYNQRAIDYYVERAKGGTGLIITSITKVENELDKVVPGIVPVISINPGRFLMTSSEMTERVHAYGAKIFLQLTMGFGRSGAPGTLLTSQPVSASDIPNYWDPTVTCRALTTSEVEWIVSKFIESADIAQKAGFDGVEIHAVHEGYLLDQFTLSIFNRRTDKYGGDLRGRLQLPIEIVQGIKSKLGNDFPVGLRYSVKSCIKDWRQGGLPDEDYAEKGRDLKEGLNAARILEAAGYDELNTDIGTYDAWYWSHPPIYQKNGLYLPYTKELKKVVNIPVIVAGKLGIPEDAEKALDNEEADMIGLGRPLLADPYWPKKVLSNNSERIRPCIGCHTGCLGRGFEGKPLSCAVNPAVGRERYYEIKPVLNPKKVMVVGGGVAGMEAARIAKLRGHDVTIYEGTNKLGGVIIPGSVPDFKVDDRRLIDWYKNEIKGLEVKVNFNTKVTEELVGKEKPDVVIIATGAKEIKINVPGIEKDKVVTAVQLLNGTRKVGNNVLMVGGGLVGCEAALYLAKQGKNVTIVEAKDTILSAGKPIPHMNKIMLIDLLNMYNVKTITSNSLLEVTDKGAVLINDKFEKQEVSADTVAISVGFKSNRELYNKLNGKIADLYLIGDAYQAANIMDAIWSANEIGLNC from the coding sequence ATGAAAAATGAATCTTTATTTCAACCTATTAAAATAGGGAAGATGGAAGTAAAAAACAAAATATCAATGGCACCTATGGGAGCTTTTGGACTTGTAGATAATGAAGGTTGCTATAATCAAAGGGCTATTGACTATTATGTAGAAAGAGCCAAAGGCGGTACTGGCCTTATTATAACAAGTATCACTAAAGTTGAAAATGAATTAGATAAGGTTGTACCAGGTATCGTTCCTGTTATTTCAATAAATCCAGGAAGATTTCTAATGACATCCTCAGAGATGACAGAAAGAGTTCATGCTTATGGTGCAAAAATATTTTTGCAACTGACAATGGGCTTTGGAAGAAGTGGAGCTCCAGGAACACTTTTAACATCTCAACCTGTCTCTGCTTCAGATATTCCAAATTATTGGGATCCAACTGTTACCTGCCGAGCACTTACTACCTCAGAAGTAGAATGGATAGTTTCAAAGTTCATTGAAAGTGCCGATATTGCTCAAAAAGCAGGTTTTGATGGTGTTGAAATACATGCTGTACATGAAGGCTACTTACTTGACCAGTTTACACTTTCCATATTCAATAGAAGAACAGACAAATATGGTGGAGACTTAAGAGGAAGACTCCAGCTTCCTATAGAAATAGTTCAGGGCATAAAATCAAAACTAGGAAATGACTTCCCAGTAGGCTTAAGATACAGCGTAAAAAGCTGCATAAAAGACTGGAGGCAAGGAGGCCTCCCAGATGAAGACTACGCTGAAAAAGGTCGTGACTTAAAAGAAGGTCTTAATGCAGCAAGAATACTCGAAGCAGCAGGATATGATGAACTAAATACAGATATAGGAACTTATGATGCATGGTACTGGTCACATCCCCCTATTTACCAAAAGAATGGATTATATCTACCTTATACCAAAGAATTAAAAAAGGTTGTAAACATTCCAGTTATAGTTGCTGGAAAATTAGGTATACCAGAAGATGCAGAAAAAGCTCTTGACAATGAAGAAGCAGATATGATTGGACTTGGAAGGCCACTTCTAGCAGATCCATACTGGCCAAAAAAAGTTCTTTCGAACAATTCTGAAAGAATTCGTCCTTGCATTGGGTGTCATACAGGATGTCTTGGTAGAGGATTTGAAGGAAAGCCCTTGAGTTGCGCAGTAAATCCAGCTGTGGGTAGAGAAAGATATTATGAAATAAAGCCTGTACTAAACCCAAAGAAAGTTATGGTTGTAGGAGGCGGAGTTGCCGGAATGGAAGCAGCTAGAATTGCAAAATTGAGAGGCCATGATGTTACAATTTATGAAGGTACAAATAAACTCGGAGGAGTAATTATTCCAGGTTCCGTACCAGATTTCAAAGTAGATGACAGAAGACTAATTGATTGGTATAAAAATGAAATAAAGGGACTTGAAGTTAAAGTTAATTTCAATACAAAAGTAACAGAAGAACTTGTAGGAAAAGAAAAACCAGATGTAGTTATAATTGCAACTGGTGCAAAAGAAATTAAAATCAATGTTCCTGGTATAGAAAAAGATAAAGTTGTAACAGCTGTGCAACTTTTAAACGGCACTAGAAAAGTTGGCAATAACGTACTTATGGTAGGCGGCGGACTTGTAGGCTGTGAAGCCGCACTTTATCTTGCAAAACAAGGTAAAAATGTTACAATTGTTGAAGCAAAGGATACAATATTAAGTGCAGGGAAACCAATTCCACATATGAACAAAATCATGCTTATAGATCTTTTAAATATGTATAACGTAAAAACCATTACAAGTAATTCACTGTTGGAAGTAACAGATAAAGGTGCAGTACTTATTAATGATAAATTTGAAAAACAAGAAGTATCTGCAGATACCGTCGCAATTTCCGTTGGATTTAAATCAAACAGAGAATTATACAACAAGCTTAATGGAAAGATAGCTGACCTATACTTAATTGGAGATGCATACCAGGCTGCTAATATAATGGATGCAATTTGGAGTGCCAACGAAATTGGACTCAACTGCTAA
- a CDS encoding MFS transporter, which yields MAIGFGLNAIFLFLLPILGSKSNILYVICLACVMFTFGEAFSLFPSVNADMFGTTYSAANYGILNSAKGTASLLGGGLGVFLASSFGWNIVFSAAAILSLYASIMSMVLPKIPKPKRKETTAKENKPVTIS from the coding sequence ATGGCTATCGGTTTTGGATTAAATGCAATATTTTTATTTCTATTACCGATATTAGGAAGTAAAAGTAACATTTTATATGTGATATGTTTAGCATGTGTAATGTTTACATTTGGTGAAGCTTTTTCACTGTTCCCATCAGTAAATGCAGATATGTTTGGAACGACATACTCTGCTGCTAATTATGGAATTTTGAATAGTGCCAAAGGAACTGCATCACTTCTAGGTGGCGGCCTAGGTGTATTTCTTGCAAGTTCCTTTGGATGGAATATTGTATTTTCAGCTGCTGCTATACTTTCATTATATGCATCTATAATGTCGATGGTTTTACCCAAAATACCAAAACCTAAAAGAAAAGAAACTACCGCAAAAGAAAACAAACCTGTTACCATTTCATAA